One Cardiocondyla obscurior isolate alpha-2009 linkage group LG16, Cobs3.1, whole genome shotgun sequence genomic region harbors:
- the LOC139108889 gene encoding CD63 antigen-like yields MGCGMGVIKYLLFIFNFIFVLCGLAILIVGVLVQVGKQDYSGRLNDFTENLTIPAVTLIVIGSIIFVVAFLGCCGAIRESHCMIVTFACLLLAILIIQVAISIYVFVSAKNTDFASFKDAYAKELFYKYPNGGEEKDIVDSIQKGLECCGVQEPQDFIKIIGKIPPSCCGDIKDECNQQNVYKRGCAIVLEDLFKSALTVLGGVAVGIAAAELIGIVFALCLANSIKNAERRGYSV; encoded by the exons ATGGGGTGTGGAATGGGAGTGATCAAGTACCTGCTCTTCATATTTAACTTCATCTTTGTG CTCTGCGGCCTGGCCATTTTGATCGTCGGCGTTTTAGTGCAAGTGGGAAAACAAGATTACTCCGGGCGCCTGAATGATTTCACTGAAAACCTCACGATCCCGGCGGTGACGTTAATCGTCATTGGCAGCATTATCTTCGTCGTCGCTTTCTTAGGATGCTGCGGTGCGATTCGCGAGAGCCATTGTATGATAGTCACG tTCGCATGTTTGCTCTTGGCAATCCTGATCATACAAGTAGCTATCTCGATCTACGTATTTGTCTCTGCGAAGAATACCGACTTTGCCTCTTTTAAGGACGCATATGCGAAAGAACTCTTCTACAAGTACCCGAACggaggagaagagaaagacaTCGTTGATTCCATACAGAAAGGA TTAGAATGCTGTGGTGTTCAAGAGCCccaagattttattaaaataattggaaaaattCCACCAAGTTGTTGCGGTGATATTAAAGACGAATGTAATCAACAAAATGTTTACAAAAGAGGTTGCGCAATTGTACTGGAAGATCTCTTTAAGTCTGCTCTTACGGTACTTGGAGGTGTCGCTGTGGGTATTGCTGCTGCAGAG ctgATTGGTATCGTTTTTGCACTATGCCTGGCGAATTCTATAAAGAACGCTGAACGCAGAGGCTACAGTGTGTAA
- the LOC139108888 gene encoding tetraspanin-31-like: MGIFNSFSCNTPLFEKSFFYLFSSYLILRAGGTLIWSIIMQLNIPYAFTHIDTLKKGVLAWTNILIGVCVVVIIFDIICGIYSVVYFDNAKIRSRCTNVTCMTVTFAIVFLCILIVQTAVAVNIITFRSTFITDFKNAFWNYEVSVDSTKFVDDVQRSFYCCGIYSYRDYLNEFRRIPDSCCNDHDHLCSSAQYRFGCETEIFIRLYGIYSMGVFTMTFSIVEFVGLIWALYLTNSIRKRNVIKRQEMFFKQGLQYRNNAQRF, from the exons ATGGGTATATTTAACAGTTTTTCGTGCAACACGCCGTTATTCgagaaatcttttttctaCCTGTTTAGCAGTTATCTCATA CTACGTGCGGGAGGCACATTAATATGGAGTATAATAATGCAACTCAACATTCCCTACGCTTTCACGCATATTGACACGTTGAAAAAGGGAGTCCTGGCTtggacaaatattttaatcggcGTCTGTGTCGTTGTCATTATTTTTGACATTATTTGCGGCATCTACAGCGTGGTATATTTCGACAATGCAAAGATAAGGAGTCGATGCACTAATGTTACGTGCATGACGGTCACG TTTGCGATAGTGTTCTTGTGTATCCTGATTGTACAAACGGCCGTCGCAGTAAACATAATTACGTTCAGATCGACGTTCATTACCGATTTTAAAAACGCTTTCTGGAATTATGAAGTATCTGTAGATAGCACGAAGTTCGTTGACGATGTTCAACGCTCa ttttattgCTGTGGTATTTATTCCTACCGAGATTACTTGAACGAGTTCCGTCGAATTCCAGACAGTTGCTGTAATGATCATGATCATTTATGTTCGAGCGCACAATACAGATTCGGTTGCGAaactgaaatttttataaggcTATACGGAATCTACTCAATGGGCGTTTTCACCATGACTTTCTCCATTGTCGAG tttgtgGGTTTAATCTGGGCACTGTACCTAACAAACTCTATAAGgaaaagaaatgtaataaagcGACAAGAAATGTTTTTCAAACAGGGTTTACAATACAGAAACAATGCACAACGTTTTTAA